From one Danio rerio strain Tuebingen ecotype United States chromosome 19, GRCz12tu, whole genome shotgun sequence genomic stretch:
- the chd4a gene encoding chromodomain-helicase-DNA-binding protein 4a isoform X2, with translation MSGSEDDRDDFEHRSVMQEEDDLEEELSENDAPKVKKKKKAKKSSRESKGSKRNRSRREEIGISSPEPGEGPDLDDGEEDRSESEGSDYTPGRKKKKRASTAKDKKRNSSAAERNSAASKRREPEEEEDEDDDDSEPKSSSQLLDTWGMEDIDHIFTEEDYRTLTNYKAFSQFVRPLIAAKNPKIAVSKMMMVLGAKWREFSTNNPLRGSATSLVAAASVETPPETPTSASAAQISPESTPAAPVRKAKTKEGKGPNARKKSKPAPKPQEKKVKTKKVAPLKIKLGGFNSKRKRSSSEEDDVDVDSDFDDGSINSVSVSNGSNSRSSRSSAKKKPKKKTKKDEDGDGYETDHQDYCEVCQQGGEIILCDTCPRAYHMVCLDPDMEKAPEGTWSCPHCEKMGIQWEAREDASEGEEDNEAGGEAEEDDHHMEFCRVCKDGGELLCCDSCPSSYHIHCLNPPLPEIPNGEWICPRCTCPSMKGKVQKILTWRWTEPPPPTPVPRPSDLPTDAPDPTPLAGRPEREFFVKWQNMSYWHCSWVTELQLEIHCQVMFRNYQRKNDMDEPPPIDFGGEGEEEKSDKRKKKDPTYARMEEKYYRFGIKMEWMVIHRILNHSVDKKNNCHYLIKWRDLTYDQATWELEDMDLPDYDTYKLQYWNHRELMMGDEGKPGKKIKIKGKMRKLDRPPENPVVDPTIKFERQPDYLDTTGGTLHPYQLEGLNWLRFSWAQGTDTILADEMGLGKTVQTAVFLYSLYKEGHSKGPFLVSAPLSTIINWEREFEMWAPDMYVVTYVGDKDSRAVIRENEFSFENNAIRGGKKPSKMKKEASVKFHVLLTSYELITIDTAVLGSIDWACLVVDEAHRLKNNQSKFFRILNNYPLQHKLLLTGTPLQNNLEELFHLLNFLTPERFSNLEGFLEEFADIAKEDQIKKLHDMLGPHMLRRLKADVFKHMPSKTELIVRVELSPMQKKYYKFILTRNFEALNTRGGGNQVSLLNVVMDLKKCCNHPYLFPAAAMEAAKMPNGMYEGGGLTKSSGKLLLLQKMLRKLKEGGHRVLIFSQMTKMLDLLEDFLENEGYKYERIDGGITGGMRQEAIDRFNAPGAPQFVFLLSTRAGGLGINLATADTVVIYDSDWNPHNDIQAFSRAHRIGQNKKVMIYRFVTKASVEERITQVAKKKMMLTHLVVRPGLGSKTGSMSKQELDDILKFGTEELFKDEGEGENKEGQEDSSVIHYDDKAIDRLLDRNQDATDDTELQSMNEYLSSFKVAQYVVKDEEEAEEEVQREIIKQEESVDPDYWEKLLRHHYEQQQEDLARNLGKGKRIRKQVNYNDGSQEDRDWQDDQSDGQSDYSVASEEGDEDFDERSEANSRRPNRKGLRNDKDKPLPPLLARVSGNIEVLGFNARQRKAFLNAVMRYGMPPQDAFTTQWLVRDLRGKSEREFKAYVSLFMRHLCEPGADGAESFADGVPREGLSRQHVLTRIGVMSLIRKKVQEFEHVNGQWSMPWMMELSENKTTSTAGSHPDSPSKTPTTGTPSDTQPNTPAPDGVPKAEDAGKDADKEKVKNGDGEKEANENKNSEVIAVPDEDGRAASASEEKEKGKEEKEKTPESSSEAEKADGKQEEKEEENAKSGDSEEKTDDTDKPKGSEADKETSDAKGEKKDDEPEKMDTTPVTDEKKGQKDEKDSGKTEEAGKLPNGESAKDSAAGAGIEERKKAKTRFMFNIADGGFTELHSLWQNEERAATVTKKTNEIWHRRHDYWLLAGIIQHGYARWQDIQNDVRFAILNEPFKGEINRGNFLEIKNKFLARRFKLLEQALVIEEQLRRAAYLNMTEDPSHPSMALNTRFSEVECLAESHQHLSKESMSGNKPANAVLHKVLKQLEELLSDMKADVTRLPATIARIPPVAVRLQMSERNILSRLASRGPDTQSQQVQQ, from the exons GAAATTGGCATCAGTTCTCCAGAACCAGGTGAAGGCCCAGATCTGGACGATGGTGAGGAGGACCGCTCGGAAAGTGAAGGTAGTGACTACACACCAGGcagaaaaaagaagaagagagCCAGCACAGCGAAGGATAAGAAGCGAAACAGTTCTGCCGCAGAGAGAAACTCTGCTGCCTCCAAACGGAGGGAACCGGAGGAAGAGGAAGACGAGGATGATGACGATTCT GAACCAAAAAGTTCCTCTCAGCTTTTGGATACCTGGGGAATGGAGGACATCGACCATATTTTCACCGAGGAAGATTATAGGACTCTGACCAACTATAAAGCCTTCAGCCAGTTTGTCAG GCCTCTGATCGCAGCCAAGAACCCCAAAATTGCGGTTTCCAAGATGATGATGGTTCTGGGAGCGAAGTGGCGGGAGTTCAGCACTAACAATCCTCTGCGGGGCTCTGCTACATCTCTGGTGGCCGCTGCCTCTGTCGAAACGCCACCGGAAACTCCAACCTCTGCATCCGCAGCTCAGATCAGCCCCGAGTCCACGCCAGCAGCTCCCGTTCGCAAGGCCAAGACAAAAGAGGGCAAGG GTCCCAATGCACGCAAGAAGTCCAAACCAGCTCCTAAACCCCAGGAGAAGAAGGTCAAAACCAAAAAGGTGGCTCCCTTGAAGATCAAACTAGGAGGCTTCAACAGCAAGAGGAAACGCTCATCT AGTGAAGAGGATGATGTTGATGTGGACAGTGACTTTGACGACGGCAGTATTAACAGCGTGTCTGTTTCAAATGGATCGAATAGTCGTAGCAGTCGCAGCAGCGCCAAAAAGAAGCCCAAAAAGAAGACGAAAAAGG ATGAAGATGGTGATGGCTATGAGACAGATCATCAGGATTACTGTGAGGTCTGCCAGCAGGGAGGTGAGATCATTCTCTGTGACACCTGTCCACGGGCCTATCACATGGTCTGCTTGGACCCCGACATGGAGAAGGCCCCTGAGGGTACCTGGAGCTGCCCACACTGC GAGAAGATGGGCATCCAGTGGGAGGCTCGTGAAGACGCGTCTGAGGGCGAGGAGGATAATGAGGCAGGAGGAGAGGCCGAAGAAGACGACCATCACATGGAGTTCTGCAGAGTCTGTAAGGATGGCGGAGAGCTGCTGTGCTGCGACTCATGCCCTTCGTCATACCACATCCACTGCCTGAACCCACCGCTGCCCGAGATCCCCAACGGAGAGTGGATCTGCCCTCGCTGCACT TGTCCCTCTATGAAAGGTAAAGTGCAGAAGATTCTGACGTGGCGCTGGACTGAACCTCCACCGCCGACCCCTGTCCCACGTCCCTCTGACCTGCCAACTGATGCTCCTGACCCCACACCTCTGGCTGGACGTCCTGAGAGAGAGTTCTTCGTTAAATGGCAGAATATGTCCTACTGGCACTGCTCCTGGGTTACTGAGCTGCAG CTGGAGATTCACTGTCAGGTGATGTTCAGAAACTACCAGCGCAAGAACGACATGGACGAACCTCCCCCCATAGACTTCGGAGGTGAAGGAGAAGAGGAGAAGAGCgacaagagaaagaaaaaagaccCCACATACGCACGGATGGAGGAGAAGTACTACCGCTTCGGCATCAAGATGGAGTGGATGGTCATTCATCGAATCCTGAACCACAG TGTGGATAAGAAGAACAACTGTCACTACCTCATCAAATGGAGGGACTTAACATATGATCAAGCCACATGGGAGTTGGAGGATATGGATTTACCAGACTATGACACGTATAAACTGCAGTACTGGAACCACAG GGAGCTGATGATGGGTGATGAAGGTAAACCAGGAAAGAAGATCAAGATCAAAGGGAAGATGCGCAAACTGGACCGACCTCCAGAGAATCCTGTCGTGGAT CCCACCATTAAGTTTGAGCGTCAGCCGGATTATCTGGACACCACAGGCGGAACGCTGCACCCATATCAGCTTGAAGGGCTCAACTGGCTGCGCTTCTCTTGGGCTCAGGGAACCGACACCATCCTAGCAGACGAGATGGGGCTGGGAAAGACTGTGCAGACTGCTGTGTTCCTCTATTCACTGTATAAAGAG GGTCATTCTAAAGGCCCGTTCCTGGTCAGTGCACCGCTGTCCACCATCATCAACTGGGAGAGAGAGTTTGAGATGTGGGCTCCGGACATGTACGTAGTCACATATGTGGGCGACAAAGACAGCAGGGCCGTCATCAGAGAAAACGAGTTCTCCTTCGAAAACAACGCCATCCGTGGTGGCAAGAAACCCTCCAAGATGAAG AAAGAAGCCTCCGTCAAGTTTCACGTGCTGTTGACCTCCTATGAGTTGATCACTATTGACACAGCCGTTCTGGGCTCCATCGACTGGGCCTGTCTGGTTGTTGATGAGGCCCACAGACTGAAGAATAACCAGTCGAAG TTTTTCAGGATACTGAACAACTACCCGCTGCAGCATAAGCTGTTGTTGACAGGAACACCACTGCAAAACAACCTAGAAGAGCTTTTCCATCTGCTCAACTTCCTCACGCCGGAGAGATTCAG TAATCTTGAGGGTTTCTTGGAGGAGTTTGCGGACATCGCCAAGGAAGACCAGATCAAAAAGCTTCATGACATGCTGGGACCACACATGCTCAGGAGACTCAAAGCCGACGTGTTCAAGCACATGCCTTCAAAAACAGAGCTGATTGTGCGCGTGGAGCTCAGCCCCATGCAGAA GAAATATTACAAGTTCATCCTAACCCGAAACTTCGAGGCTCTGAACACTCGTGGTGGAGGAAATCAGGTTTCTCTGCTGAATGTGGTCATGGACTTGAAGAAGTGCTGTAACCATCCTTATCTATTCCCTGCTGCTGCTATG GAAGCTGCCAAAATGCCCAATGGGATGTATGAGGGTGGTGGCCTGACTAAATCTTCTGGAAAACTGCTGCTACTGCAGAAGATGCTGCGCAAGCTGAAGGAGGGTGGACACAGGGTGCTCATCTTCTCTCAG ATGACCAAAATGTTGGACCTGCTGGAGGATTTCCTGGAGAATGAGGGCTACAAATATGAACGTATTGATGGAGGAATCACAGGAGGCATGAGGCAGGAAGCCATTGACCGCTTTAACG CTCCTGGTGCTCCTCAGTTTGTTTTCCTGCTCTCGACCAGAGCTGGTGGTTTGGGTATCAATCTGGCAACCGCAGACACCGTCGTCATCTACGATTCAGACTGGAACCCTCACAATGACATTCAG GCCTTCAGCAGAGCTCACAGGATTGGTCAAAACAAGAAGGTGATGATCTACCGCTTTGTAACCAAAGCTTCTGTAGAAGAGCGAATTACTCAG GTGGCCAAGAAGAAGATGATGTTGACTCACTTGGTTGTGCGTCCTGGATTGGGCTCAAAGACTGGTTCGATGTCTAAACAGGAGCTCGATGACATTCTTAAATTCGGTACAGAGGAGCTATTTAAGGACGAGGGAGAAG GAGAGAACAAAGAAGGACAAGAGGACAGCAGTGTGATTCACTATGATGACAAAGCCATCGATCGCCTGCTGGATCGTAATCAGGATGCGACCGACGACACGGAGCTCCAGAGCATGAACGAGTATCTCAGCTCCTTTAAAGTGGCGCAGTATGTGGTCAAGGATGAGGAAGAGGCG GAGGAGGAAGTTCAGAGGGAAATCATCAAGCAGGAGGAAAGTGTGGATCCAGATTACTGGGAGAAACTCCTCCGACACCATTATGAGCAGCAGCAGGAGGATTTGGCTCGTAATCTGGGCAAGGGCAAGCGAATCCGCAAACAGGTCAACTACAACGACGGCTCTCAGGAGGACAGAG ATTGGCAGGACGATCAATCTGACGGCCAATCAGACTATTCGGTTGCCTCAGAGGAAGGAGACGAGGACTTTGACGAGCGATCAGAAG CCAATTCACGGCGACCCAACAGGAAAGGCCTCAGAAACGACAAAGACAAACCACTGCCCCCCCTGCTGGCCAGAGTGAGCGGCAACATAGAG GTGTTGGGTTTCAATGCTCGTCAAAGGAAGGCTTTCCTGAATGCTGTGATGCGTTATGGCATGCCACCTCAGGACGCCTTCACGACACAGTGGCTGGTCAGAGACCTGCGAGGCAAATCAGAGAGAGAGTTTAA GGCTTATGTCTCTCTCTTTATGCGGCACTTGTGTGAACCTGGCGCAGATGGTGCTGAAAGCTTTGCAGATGGTGTTCCTCGAGAGGGACTTTCACGGCAGCACGTCCTCACGCGCATCGGTGTGATGTCGCTCATCCGAAAGAAG GTGcaagagtttgagcatgtgaacgGTCAGTGGTCGATGCCCTGGATGATGGAGCTGAGCGAGAATAAGACCACGTCCACCGCCGGCAGCCATCCAGACTCTCCCAGCAAAACCCCCACTACTGGCACTCCATCAGACACCCAGCCTAACACACCTGCTCCAG ACGGTGTTCCCAAAGCAGAAGATGCTGGTAAAGATGCTGATAAAGAAAAGGTGAAAAATGGAGACGGAGAGAAGGAGgccaatgaaaacaaaaacagtgaA GTCATTGCTGTTCCGGATGAAGATGGCCGAGCTGCTTCTGCGTCTGAGGAGAAAGAGAAAGGCAAAGAGGAGAAGGAGAAGACGCCTGAATCCTCCTCGGAGGCAGAAAAGGCTGATGGGAAGCAGGAAGAGAAGGAAGAAGAAAACGCCAAGTCGGGAGACTCTGAGGAGAAAACTGATGATACAGACAAACCCAAAGGATCTGAGGCCGACAAGGAGACTTCAGACGCCAAAG GAGAAAAGAAGGATGATGAGCCTGAGAAGATGGACACAACTCCTGTTACAGATGAGAAGAAAG GTCAGAAGGATGAGAAAGATTCTGGTAAAACAGAAGAAGCGGGAAAACTGCCTAATGGAGAAAGTGCCAAAGACAGCGCAGCGGGAGCAGGAATTGAGGAGAGGAAGAAAGCCAAAACACGGTTcatgttcaacattgcagatGGAGGATTCACCG AATTGCACTCCCTGTGGCAGAATGAGGAACGAGCTGCTACAGTCACTAAGAAAACCAATGAGATCTGGCATCGTCGTCATGACTACTGGCTCCTCGCAGGCATCATCCA ACACGGGTACGCTCGCTGGCAAGACATTCAGAATGACGTCCGGTTCGCCATTCTTAACGAACCCTTCAAAGGAGAGATCAACAGAGGAAACTTCCTGGAGATCAAAAACAAGTTTCTTGCCCGGAGGTTCAAG TTGCTCGAGCAGGCTCTGGTGATTGAAGAACAGCTGCGCAGAGCTGCGTATCTGAACATGACTGAAGACCCGTCTCACCCCTCCATGGCTCTCAACACACGCTTCAGTGAAGTGGAGTGTCTGGCCGAGTCCCACCAGCACCTGAGCAAAGAGTCCATGTCTGGAAACAAACCTGCCAACGCCGTCCTACATAAAG TACTGAAGCAGCTGGAGGAGTTGCTAAGTGACATGAAAGCCGATGTCACTCGTCTCCCGGCAACCATCGCCAGGATACCGCCTGTTGCAGTGAGGCTGCAGATGTCTGAAAGAAACATTCTCAGCCGTTTGGCCAGCAGAGGACCAGACACACAGAGTCAGCAG